From Falco naumanni isolate bFalNau1 chromosome 4, bFalNau1.pat, whole genome shotgun sequence:
TGAAAGGTAATTATAAAATTCTGAAGGCATGAAGCTGTCACTAactataatttcattttcagatggaAAAGCAGTAATTGCTCAATAAATAGATCATCATTTGTGGCTTTCATAGAAggtttggttttctggtttACCTACATTTGGTAGATTAGATTCTATATAATActtataaaatatacatatgtggcagtgaaaaaagacaaagaatgTTGAAGACTGACTttgcttttgtgtatttttccaAACTCTGCAGAATATCCATTCCAACATGAAGGTAAAATGGGTTCTTTGTTGCctaagacagacagacagacaagagTTAAAGTCAGCAATTTTGAAATCTTGTAAAAATAACACAACAAAGGCCGAGCAGCATCAGATTCTCATGTATTACAGTAAACTTATCTTTATAGGAACACGACTTAGATTACTCTGTGCAAGCTCCTCACATTTGCTTTAGTGCAAATCCTAATAAAACTTGTAGTAAATTCAAAACTCTTTGACAGCTTTCTTGCAGCCAGGAAGTTATTTTAGTTTACTGTATCTTCTGCCTGTTGGACCCTGTGCCTAGAAAATATAGCAAGGAATGCTATTAGACTTATTTCAATGGCTTCTATTAAGAAGTCAAAACTCTCTACCCTGTAAAAATCTGCcagctttttttcaaaaggttgTTCAGTAGCATTTTTGTTTATCTTATTCAAAAGcctatttttttaagcaaacaacAGAGCAACTACAATGCATCACGATCCAGTGACTAAACAAGAGACCTCTATGTAAGAACAGGCAGATTCACAGCTACCAAGTTTTAGCAGGCCAGAGGCTAGGGGTAGAAAAAGTGACTTTCTGAACAAAACCATTTTTGCCAAAACACAAGCTGTAAGCTCAGAGAAGTCAAGTACCTGATAAAGAAGATATGTCGATTCCACCAACTCTGGCCTCAGTGGGTAAAAGGGAACATCCGGTGCTTGCAATTGCCAGTTGTATCTTTCTGGAAGAGCTCCGTATCGTTTCCATATGGCATAATAAAAAGCATGGAGACAAATAGCATCTTCCACATCTCCTATCAATACCTAGGCGTAACAACAGCCATAAACATGCACGCTCAATACTGCAAGCCAGCAAATTGCTTTCCACTCTGTATAAGAACATGCTATACAATAAAACACTCCCCTCACAgagacacaaaaaaaccccaaaacaacccccacaaaaaaaagctaatgTATTAAATCCTTCGCATTAAAAGCTTTAGCGGAGCTGAGCCTCACAGCATGGTATACAAACGCTGAGGTTAAATGAGAAAAGTTGAAAGTATCTCAAATCTAGTAGAGAGCAGGCCAGGCCTTCCAATATTGTTATGCTGATGCGAAAGCTGAACCAGGTGTAaacccacaggctgcagctcatCTGGGCAAAGATGCTTAGACTCATTCAGAGCCTAGGATTAGAACAAGCCTGACAACCCTCTACTGTGTCATTTAGGCTTTAGCAGAACAAAAGTTTACCTGTAGTCCAGGAAAAAAGGCTTGCAAAGAGTCAATCCATGTGTTCATCAGCTGGCCTGTGAACATGTTTACATTAACGTACAAAGGAGGGTCACCTTCACCTTCATTGCAAGCTTCTCGACTGCCGAGCAACAATAAACACGTGTAAATATTCACTGGTTCAAAAGAATACAATGTATGACTCATTTCACAGCACTGCTACCAGCAAATAGAATGAGCCACAGATTGTCATGCTAGGCTCAAAGCCATTTTGAAAACAACCAAAATATCAGTCATGCTCACCAAAAATTCTTAAAGGTATGTGGCATCGTATTCTAAAGTTATGTCAACAGAATCTACCAAAAAGTCATGCAGGATAAGCTTAAGTGGTACTAAACCAGCCAGTTTAATATATTTCCTTTGCAGTTCTACAGCCTTCTCTCAGCCTCACATTTACTAACTTGGACAGTAACCAGGTTAACTTCTTTGCACCAATAACGTTGTACAGATCAGTTGACTAAGCAGTGAAAGGAACGTTAAAAATCATTTCCACGGTGAATACCATGGAAATAAGATTTTggtttttgaagaaaaagagaacacagATGTTCCAGAGCGTGACACAAAACACTACACAATCTCTCATATCTTGCTGGAGTACTCATTTCTTAAGGAATTGATACTCATATGAAATAACATACCCTCTTCTTAAGTGGTTCTGAATGTTTTGATAAGCATCATTGAACATCTCcaagtcttccttttctccaaagaGGATGTAAGATTTCAGAAGGTATTCATAGAATGAATCTGATCCTGCTCCCAATCCACTTTGCTTTCCAACCCAATGACCAGTTTGAATATTCACaacatttcctttcagaacAGACAAAAAGTTTAGGCTGAAGTTGCCAAGTACATCAGAAAAAGTATTCAAGAACCAGGACTTAGAAACATGACATCTTCAAAAAGTCTTAAGGAAGAATGATCAGAGATTACTATCAAAATAGAGCGTTACAGTGCATTCATTCAAGGAACTAGCAAATGCATGCAGTTGTTTTAAATACCTTTAGTCATCTGCCAATCTAAATTATATTAATGGGGATACAAATGCAAGAACTTCGGTTTCATTTCCCAGTTACAtgaaaaatttttctttggaaaccGGTGCCCCAGGTAGTCATTCagatacttcatttttcttatgaaatgaCAAAATGCCATTTGGTCAACACAAACCACGAGTACACAAGGAGAGCGTGCCTTAACAGCTACAGAGGAAGCAGATCGATAGTTTAAGAAACCTGCAGTATGACGGCACTCTGCTACAGGAGACTGAGGTAGGTTAAATCATGGAGCCAGTCAACATAGAATCACCTCAGAGGAATTACCTAGCAGTCCAGTGTTATTGCTCCTGAGACTCCAGAGCGCTTTGACAGCTCTCCTGGCCACCCATTCAAACGTGGAATCGCCAAGCAGCCTGCTGAGGATACCAAACTCCACCAGCAAGGAACCAGCTCCCGCAGTACAAGTTTCATTATTGCTGTCTGGAGGCACCCCCTTCTTCAGATTGACCTGTGAAGCAGAGAGAGTCCTAACAGCCAGAAGGCAGGTTGCACCTCATATAGTTGTGCTCTCATCTGCAGTCTTACGTTTATTATAAagcctttttattattaataataataattatgaataataaaacaattataataaattataaaattataaactAATTCTGCAATACGTCGCACGCAATGCATGTGTATTTGGAAAGGCAGCATATCACTTCCTGGTCAAAAAGCTTTCCTGAATAATTCCTGAAGTTCATCTTCTAACTTTATAACATCACACTCAAGACAGGCAATCCTTATGTTGCTACTCTTATACACACTAATCCTTCCAAATTTCAGTCTGCTACATCATTTCTACTAAACATGCAGGTTCTTCCAAGGGTGATGCAAGTACTGCTTCCCCTCATTTAGTGCTCTTGAAACCAAGGATTTCCTCAGTAAAAGCTCCTCAACTTCCCcatagaaaaaaacaccaaagggAAGTTACACCACCCTCAACTGCTTCACCAGACTCTGAACAGAAGTGAAAGTTCATGTTTCTAAAGCTTGACAGGTCCGGAGGAAAAGCAGTGCTGGTGTCCCCAGAAATTATAAGTAGTCAGGCAAGCGCTAATTAGTTTTACATTTTAGAGTTGTTCCACTGAAACTGACATACTTCTCCCTGTGAACTGCATCTGCTTAAAGTGAGCAGACGCCGCATTCAAGAATACCACAGTACTCTTGAGCACTCCCTGAGCAGTATTCAAGAAAATTACAAATCCCAAGCCCAGTATGACAAatataagttttattttatcacAATTATCTTAGTACCAAGTCACCAATAAAGTCACTTTCCTAGGCTATTTGCCTTTACAGTATTTCCTGTTAATCTTAATGACAACATTGTTCGCTGCTGCATGATATATAGGAAGAAAGCACAGGGTAGAGCACGTTCCAGCCAAACAGTACAGGAACATATGACTACTGACCCGCGCAGAATATATACAGATCGAAAAAACAgcctgaagaaaacatttactaGACATAAGGAGCAACTTCTACATCGTCCATGTCACCATAACTCAGTGCAGTTTCCCCACCATGCCATCTTAATGTAACTTAGAGCAGGTTCAATACCCCCCAAGTGCACATATAAAGGCACACCCAGGGCACAGAATCTGAGTTGTAGGACAGGTGAATTACTACCTTTAGATTATTTCCCCACTGTGCAGGTGTGCTCACTTACCCGAGGATATGGAATTCCAGTTTTGGTGTTCTCAAAGGCTGGAAGTAGTCTCACTGCTAGGTCATGAGCCATATGCAACAGTTCATTGTCATAATCCTTAATGGTCATATCACCAAAAGGCTGTTTGGTATCTGTAATTATTATGTGGGCAGAAAGCAGGCTTCCCAAAACCCtatgggaaaaagaaaagatcttcAGTTTTTAAACCTGACCTGAACATAGTTCTTCAGCTAAACCCTTACCAGTACCATGTTTAACAAAAGTATTACTTTGTGCACCTTACAGGCACTACAGAAAGggatcttttttccccctccagtaGTGAAAATGTCTAGAAGTCATGTTGCTTGTCAGCCACAGGAATCACAAAATCCTGTTCTGCAAAATTTACCTAACCCAGTAGCTCCTTACAACACACCAAGTCTATTTATGAGTGAAGACCTCCTTGACCCTGCAGATTGCTGTAAAGGTTGTTATATAAActtagtattcagaaaaaagaaagcctaGCCAAGTTAGGCAGCAATTGTTTAGGCAGCACTGTTTAaggctttctgaaaatgaagccATTTAAACTCAGACCAGTCTCTTAAACTCATCTCCAAGACAAATAGgcctgtttttcaaaacaaaagtgaaagTAAGCAGAAGGTCCACCGAAGAAAATCAAACTGGGAAAACTCATCAGCAGGGTTGTTTGCTGTGCACAGATCTGACCCTCTGCTGCAAGAgctacaacaaaaaaagtagcagTCTGCAAGCCAAACACACTTGCAACTACCACTGTATCACTGCTCCAAGTCACATGTGACtcattaaaatagttttaattataaaaccatggaatattttcagaaaaggttaaaaaccAGTTTACTTAAAGAACAACTACAGAATAAAGCCTACCAAAGACATGCTTATCAGTGACTTGACTTTGGTTCTCCTGCATATGGACACCAAGTGTTTAACCTTGTTACTGTTTTTAAGGACAGAAACTTTAAGAGTGACATACCTGATCGTTGCCTCAAAAACTTGGACTGTCGAATCTTTATCAAATGAAACCGTGTCAATCACCAACTTCACTGCTTTCTGGAATTCTGAGGAGTTTCCCATTACCTTTTACATAAAAAGAAAGCTATTTTGTCTAATTGTTGCTGCAGAAGAGGGTTGGGGAAGAAAACTGCAAGTTCACACTTTAAACCAACAGTCACACTAACAAGATACAGAACACAGTACTCCAAGCTCCTGCTAAAAAGGCTTTCCAGAAGGTTACCCATCCTACTGACATGTAAAAGTGAGCTTTATAAAAAGTACATTAAAACAGGGAAATCCCCGAAGATGTATTTTGTCTGTTTCGCTAATCTAGGCACGCAGGTATTCTTGCACCCTAGCATCAGCCTTGTGGGTGATCTCTTAGAGCAGGAGTCTAAAAACTCTTAAGATCTAGCACACTGAGAGTTTTAACTACTTAAGCTATCAGTTTCAGAGTTAAGTTCATCTTTAAAGGCAACACAACTTGCAAAACCATGACATTTATTTGACTAGGGAAGTCCAACCTTTCGGGCTTTTGACTCAACACTGCATGCCATGCCCAGGAGCTCACTCAAGCCAGTTTTTTATAGGTATACCTTAGCAATTTGCTTCCATTATATCCAGAGACAGACATAAACTCAGCCCCAGCTACAAGGAAGCAGgaatgtggaaggaaaaaaacaagttccCACTTGCATACGTTAACTATAAGGCTGAGTGTACACGGAACCTGCCTAGCTCTTTAACCACCAAAGCACCATGTGCCAACCAGCCTGCTCTTTCTATTACCcagacacaaaaggaaaaaaaaaagcattcataTGCTTGATCTGAGCAGATGAAAAGCGAAATATGCTTTCTCCATGCGGCAGCCTCTAAACCACAAGAGACTCTACCAGAAGTTGTATATTTGagcaagaaaaaattatgtacTGCCCCAAAAGGTATGGACAAGACACTGAGCCATTGGTGAATGAGTACAGGAGGGCAACTGTTCAGCCAGCACACCATCAGCCATATAGCACACATCCCCAGCTGTTGTTTCGGTTAAAACCAACATTTTCCTCACttcctgctttcagttttgttcattACTGCCGTGTTCAGTTGAACAGCTGAGACCTCCTCACCACAGAGCTGCAATTCCATTGCAGCAATGGGAAGGCTTTTACAACCCAAAGCACACGTACAGTCCTTGCACACACCACCTTCtgcacaaaaaagaaacacgCCGCAGATCCAGTGCATCAATGAGCTCTGGCACTCCAAAAGGCCAACAATCTGCCCTGACTGCAAAGATGAGACTAATGAAACCTAAGGGGGTCTCTAAATATGCATAAGGAGTTCGAGGAAGAGGCTCTTTTCTCCATAATACCATATTACTGGTACTACTAACGTAAAAATGAGTTGCTTCTCACACTATCTTCAAATTTTATCAGAAATGCATGTAATGGTTTATTTTACAGGCAAGAATCAGCTTCACagatttttccctccttcctttcacTGCTCTTCATACAGATTTATGTGTTGGCCAGCCCCTCTCTGCCAAGCAAAACAATCAGAGCTCTTACAGTCACTTTGAATAATATGAACTCTCCTCCTGACATGTCTCTCAGCAACCCATACACACCCCAGTTCAAATTCACCCTTCCTGAACACCAGCAATGGCAGTAACCTTAAAGAGATCTCACCTGAGACTTGGGGAACATCTCCAAAATTTCCTGTCACTTCTGGAAATCTCTGCCAATACATCTCCAAGTACTCTGGCCCTTCCCTGCACGTTTAACATGGCTAGCTGTTGAACCAGTATACACCCAGCACCATCTTCTCCTCAGAAATGAAGGATTCAATAAACTCTCACAAACTATGAGACCTTTTACTTCATATTGCTGAAGTTCATTACAATTTCAATTGGTTCCTCACGATGCCATCTTGCCTGCCCTCCATGTTAAGAATTGATCTCTATCAGCAGCTCAGCATGGAAACATCAGCACCGTTTGCATTAACAATATTAACAGGCAAAGACTGAACAGCACTGGTAATGTGGAGTAACTCCCTCCAATTTGAACCTTTCTGTTGCCACCTTTCTTCAACTTCTCACCAAGTTTCTC
This genomic window contains:
- the EDEM1 gene encoding ER degradation-enhancing alpha-mannosidase-like protein 1 isoform X1, producing the protein MQWRSLVLGLLLLRLGLQALLALLPALAPGLCLRRRFPFPFPPPPGPGSSHWGSLLRRGGGGGAAGGDEYERRYSGAFPPQLRARLRDAARGMFVFGYDSYMQHAFPRDELDPLHCRGRGPDRHDPSNLNINDVLGNYSLTLIDALDTLAVMGNSSEFQKAVKLVIDTVSFDKDSTVQVFEATIRVLGSLLSAHIIITDTKQPFGDMTIKDYDNELLHMAHDLAVRLLPAFENTKTGIPYPRVNLKKGVPPDSNNETCTAGAGSLLVEFGILSRLLGDSTFEWVARRAVKALWSLRSNNTGLLGNVVNIQTGHWVGKQSGLGAGSDSFYEYLLKSYILFGEKEDLEMFNDAYQNIQNHLRRGREACNEGEGDPPLYVNVNMFTGQLMNTWIDSLQAFFPGLQVLIGDVEDAICLHAFYYAIWKRYGALPERYNWQLQAPDVPFYPLRPELVESTYLLYQATKNPFYLHVGMDILQSLEKYTKAKCGYATLHHVVEKTKEDRMESFFLSETCKYLYLLFDEENPVHKSGNKYMFTTEGHIVSVDERFRNSLWQDILSGEENSAEKIKPNELKAVNFSSNCNRVPDERRYLLPLKSNYMRQIDRMVGLI
- the EDEM1 gene encoding ER degradation-enhancing alpha-mannosidase-like protein 1 isoform X2, with the protein product MQWRSLVLGLLLLRLGLQALLALLPALAPGLCLRRRFPFPFPPPPGPGSSHWGSLLRRGGGGGAAGGDEYERRYSGAFPPQLRARLRDAARGMFVFGYDSYMQHAFPRDELDPLHCRGRGPDRHDPSNLNINDVLGNYSLTLIDALDTLAVMGNSSEFQKAVKLVIDTVSFDKDSTVQVFEATIRVLGSLLSAHIIITDTKQPFGDMTIKDYDNELLHMAHDLAVRLLPAFENTKTGIPYPRVNLKKGVPPDSNNETCTAGAGSLLVEFGILSRLLGDSTFEWVARRAVKALWSLRSNNTGLLGNVVNIQTGHWVGKQSGLGAGSDSFYEYLLKSYILFGEKEDLEMFNDAYQNIQNHLRRGREACNEGEGDPPLYVNVNMFTGQLMNTWIDSLQAFFPGLQVLIGDVEDAICLHAFYYAIWKRYGALPERYNWQLQAPDVPFYPLRPELVESTYLLYQATKNPFYLHVGMDILQSLEKYTKAKCGYATLHHVVEKTKEDRMESFFLSETCKYLYLCNRVPDERRYLLPLKSNYMRQIDRMVGLI